In a genomic window of Thalassophryne amazonica chromosome 12, fThaAma1.1, whole genome shotgun sequence:
- the LOC117522552 gene encoding C-X-C chemokine receptor type 4-like codes for MSYYEHILFEYDYNDTASGSGSGDLGVDLEEPCGLAHMATAELQRVFLPIVYALIFTVGITGNGLVVIVLGCQRRSKCSLTDRYRLHLSAADLLFVLALPFWAVDAALADWRFGLATCVGVHVIYTVNLYGSVLILAFISLDRYLAVVRATDTNTGGLRQLLAHRLVYVGTWLPAGLLAVPDLIFARTQEGAEGTTLCQRFYPVESAPLWVAVFHLQLVLVGLVIPGLVLLVCYCVIVTRLTRGPLGGQRQKRRAVRTTIALVLCFFVCWLPYGAGISVDALLRLEVLPRSCGLEAGLGVWLAVAEPMAFAHCCLNPLLYAFLGAGFKSSARRALTLNRASSLKVLPRRRNGASTTTESESSSLHSS; via the exons ATGTCTTATTATGAG CACATCCTGTTTGAGTACGACTACAATGACACAGCCTCGGGTTCTGGTTCTGGAGACCTGGGGGTGGACCTGGAGGAGCCTTGTGGTCTGGCACACATGGCGACTGCTGAGCTTCAGCGTGTCTTCCTGCCCATAGTGTACGCGCTCATCTTCACAGTGGGCATCACTGGAAACGGCCTGGTCGTCATTGTGCTGGGCTGTCAGCGCAG GTCCAAATGCAGCCTCACGGACCGGTACCGGCTGCACCTCTCAGCGGCTGACCTGCTCTTTGTTCTGGCGCTGCCCTTTTGGGCTGTGGATGCAGCTCTGGCAGACTGGCGGTTTGGGTTGGCCACCTGTGTCGGTGTGCACGTAATCTACACGGTTAACCTTTACGGCAGCGTCCTCATCCTGGCCTTCATCAGTCTGGATCGGTACTTGGCGGTGGTCCGGGCCACAGACACAAACACCGGCGGCCTGAGGCAGTTGCTGGCACACAGATTAGTGTACGTAG GTACCTGGCTGCCTGCCGGTCTATTGGCGGTGCCCGACTTGATATTTGCACGAACCCAAGAAGGCGCCGAGGGCACAACTCTTTGCCAGCGATTCTACCCCGTGGAGAGCGCTCCTCTCTGGGTGGCAGTCTTCCACCTCCAGCTGGTCTTGGTGGGTCTGGTCATACCAGGTCTGGTTCTGCTGGTGTGTTACTGTGTGATCGTCACCAGACTGACTCGAGGCCCGCTGGGAGGCCAGAGGCAGAAGCGGCGAGCGGTCAGGACCACCATCGCACTGGTGTTGTGCTTCTTCGTGTGCTGGCTCCCATACGGGGCCGGCATCTCTGTGGACGCCCTGCTGCGCCTTGAGGTGCTGCCCAGGAGCTGCGGCCTGGAGGCTGGGCTGGGGGTGTGGCTGGCGGTGGCTGAGCCCATGGCGTTTGCCCACTGCTGCCTGAACCCGCTGCTATACGCCTTCCTGGGGGCAGGGTTCAAGAGTTCAGCACGTAGAGCCCTCACTCTGAACCGGGCCTCCAGTTTGAAGGTTTTACCGCGACGACGTAATGGAGCCTCAACGACCACAGAGTCAGAATCCTCCAGTTTACATTccagctag